CTTAAGGAAGCGCCTGGTGCCTTCCTCATCCTTTCTGGAATAAAAGTAGTGTATGGTGTTGATTTTCTTTAGAATTTTACCGTCGAGCCCGGTCTCTTCCTTTACCTCCCTGTGGGCTGTCCGGGCGATGTTCTCGCCCTCTTCGACGAGCCCCTTGGGGAGGCACCACACCGCCGGACCCTTGCCCGCCCCACTCTTAACCGAGATGAGCGCCACCTCGATAGCGTCCTCCCCCCCCTCCACTCTCCGGAAGACCACACCGCCGGAAGATAGCTGACGCTCGGTCTTTATGGCTTTCTTAGAGGTTGTCGAGCTGTCCTTCATGGGCTAAACGGTGACCCCGGCAAGGCGGGTCAGTCCCTCGGCCTTCGCCATGCCTACCGCCTCGTCGAACTCCGCTCCGGTTACGGCCCTTCCCATGTCCGGGTAATCCACGCTCTCGGCCGCCTTGTAGCAGGGCCGGTATTGGTCCATCACGTTAACGTAGGATTCGGTGGAAAGCTCTTCCGCGATAAAGCGCATGACCTCTTTCGTTCCTGCAAGCCCCCCGGGCAGCACGAGGTGGCGTATGATAAGTCCTCTTTCGGCTATCCCCCGCTCGTCTATAACAAGCTCTCCCACCTGGCGGTGCATCTCGCTAACCGCGCCGCGCGAGACCTCGACGTAGTCCGGGGCGGCCGAGAGCGCCCCGGCAGGCCCGTCGTCGCCGTACTTTATGTCGGGCATGTATATGTCGAATATGCCGTCGAGGAGCTTTATCGTCTCCACGGAGTCGTAGCCGCCGGTATTATAGACGAGCGGTAGATCGAGCCCCATCTCCACGGCCCGTGGGAGGCTCGCCACG
The sequence above is a segment of the Thermodesulfobacteriota bacterium genome. Coding sequences within it:
- a CDS encoding NUDIX hydrolase, with protein sequence MKDSSTTSKKAIKTERQLSSGGVVFRRVEGGEDAIEVALISVKSGAGKGPAVWCLPKGLVEEGENIARTAHREVKEETGLDGKILKKINTIHYFYSRKDEEGTRRFLKVVYFFLMEYTTGDTAFHDDEVEECRWFQIDKAVKAVAYDDEREILKKARKLIEEGNYGN
- a CDS encoding radical SAM protein, whose protein sequence is MASFRPSYIKLYERGELQERVLALSDMMEECAICPRRCGVRRTEGGGGELGVCGVGSLPMVSSCQPHFGEEPPLVGSAGSGTIFMTRCNLKCVFCQNYDISHLGQGAYVSTDELARMMLGLQNQGCHNINFVTPTHQAAQIVASLPRAVEMGLDLPLVYNTGGYDSVETIKLLDGIFDIYMPDIKYGDDGPAGALSAAPDYVEVSRGAVSEMHRQVGELVIDERGIAERGLIIRHLVLPGGLAGTKEVMRFIAEELSTESYVNVMDQYRPCYKAAESVDYPDMGRAVTGAEFDEAVGMAKAEGLTRLAGVTV